From the Montipora capricornis isolate CH-2021 chromosome 2, ASM3666992v2, whole genome shotgun sequence genome, one window contains:
- the LOC138022459 gene encoding uncharacterized protein has translation MRLLKSHDTWSRLTVQGRGSSRATILGADLLSRDEALPEPRYLEQTYSLYLSRDEALQEPRYLELTVQGRGSSRATILGADLLSRDEALPEPRYLEQTYSLYLSRDEALQEPRYLDSRDEALPEPRYLEQTYSLYLSRDETKPGETSN, from the exons ATGAGGCTCCTCAAGAGCCACGATACTTGGAGCAGACTGACTGTCCAAGGACGAGGCTCTTCCAGAGCCACGATACTTGGAGCAGACTTACTCTCCAGGGACGAGGCTCTACCAGAGCCGCGATACTTGGAGCAGACTTACTCTCTTTATCTCTCTAGGGATGAGGCTCTTCAAGAGCCACGATACTTGGA ACTGACTGTCCAAGGACGAGGCTCTTCCAGAGCCACGATACTTGGAGCAGACTTACTCTCCAGGGACGAGGCTCTACCAGAGCCGCGATACTTGGAGCAGACTTACTCTCTTTATCTCTCTAGGGATGAGGCTCTTCAAGAGCCACGATACTTGGA CTCCAGGGACGAGGCTCTTCCAGAGCCACGATACTTGGAGCAGACTTACTCTCTTTATCTCTCTAGGGACGAGACAAAACCAGGCGAAACCAGCaattaa